The following proteins are co-located in the Pseudarthrobacter siccitolerans genome:
- a CDS encoding winged helix-turn-helix transcriptional regulator translates to MALRSDWSRRNCSLARGLDILGDPWTILVLREVFFGNGRFDAMKSRLEVADSVLTKRLAGLVESGLLTKRAYDDGGRPRSEYVLTEKGQDVLPVLNAVTIWSEKHLPAPSEQAHMYVIHRGCGQRTSSADTCTACGERLTAANTSWHSQTRTASPVALATATSPKGTAA, encoded by the coding sequence ATGGCACTTCGATCTGACTGGTCCCGGCGCAACTGCAGCTTGGCGCGCGGCCTGGACATCCTGGGTGACCCCTGGACCATCCTGGTGCTCCGGGAGGTGTTCTTTGGGAACGGGCGCTTCGACGCCATGAAGTCCCGGCTGGAGGTGGCGGACTCCGTGCTCACCAAGCGCCTCGCAGGTCTCGTTGAGTCGGGGCTGTTGACCAAAAGGGCGTACGACGATGGCGGCCGCCCCAGGAGTGAGTACGTCCTGACGGAAAAAGGCCAAGACGTCCTCCCGGTGCTGAACGCGGTAACCATCTGGTCGGAGAAACACCTGCCGGCCCCGTCCGAACAGGCGCATATGTATGTGATCCACCGCGGCTGCGGGCAGCGCACCAGCTCCGCCGATACGTGCACCGCCTGCGGTGAACGGCTGACCGCGGCCAACACGAGCTGGCACAGCCAGACCAGGACAGCCTCCCCGGTGGCACTCGCCACCGCTACATCCCCGAAGGGAACAGCCGCGTGA
- a CDS encoding cystathionine gamma-synthase: protein MSASQNQGFNTRAVHAGQDFEPRTGAVIPPLHFATTYAQDGIGGLRDGYEYGRGGNPTRDALQEQLAALEGGTHAYSFSSGLAAEDSLIRALTRPGDHIVLGNDAYGGTYRLISRVLGGWGIGNTAVDMADLDAVAQAVAANKTRFVWVETPSNPLMKITDIEALAAVAHDAGALLVVDNTFASPYLQNPLALGADVVVHSTTKYIGGHSDVVGGAVVVKDAELAEKIGFVQFAVGAVSGPMDAFLTTRGLKTLGVRMDRHSLNGQAVAEWLLERPEVEAVLYPGLPSHPGHELAKKQMRGFGGMVSVQFKGGEAAARKVAESTSVFTLAESLGGIESLMNYPSEMTHASVKGTELAVPVNLLRLSCGIEDVEDLVADLEQAFSSIP, encoded by the coding sequence ATGTCCGCCTCGCAGAACCAAGGTTTCAACACCCGCGCAGTGCACGCCGGCCAAGACTTTGAGCCGCGCACCGGTGCTGTAATCCCGCCCCTCCATTTCGCCACCACTTACGCCCAGGACGGCATCGGCGGGCTCCGCGACGGCTATGAATACGGCCGCGGCGGAAACCCCACGCGGGACGCCCTGCAGGAACAGCTCGCCGCACTCGAAGGCGGAACCCACGCGTACAGCTTCAGTTCCGGCCTGGCAGCGGAGGACTCCCTCATCCGGGCGCTGACCCGGCCCGGGGACCACATCGTGCTGGGCAACGACGCCTACGGCGGCACCTACCGGCTCATCAGCCGGGTGCTGGGCGGGTGGGGGATCGGCAACACCGCCGTGGACATGGCCGACCTCGACGCCGTCGCGCAGGCCGTCGCCGCGAACAAGACGCGCTTTGTGTGGGTGGAGACCCCGTCCAACCCGCTGATGAAGATCACGGACATCGAGGCCCTTGCCGCCGTGGCCCACGACGCCGGCGCCCTGCTGGTGGTCGACAACACCTTCGCGTCCCCCTACCTGCAGAACCCGCTCGCCCTGGGTGCCGACGTGGTGGTCCACTCCACCACCAAATACATCGGCGGGCATTCCGACGTGGTGGGCGGCGCCGTGGTGGTCAAGGACGCCGAACTTGCGGAGAAGATCGGCTTCGTGCAGTTTGCCGTGGGCGCGGTCTCCGGTCCGATGGATGCCTTCCTCACCACCCGCGGCCTCAAAACGCTGGGCGTGCGGATGGACCGGCACAGCCTCAACGGCCAGGCGGTGGCGGAATGGCTGCTGGAGCGCCCCGAAGTGGAGGCCGTCCTGTACCCGGGGCTGCCGTCCCACCCCGGCCACGAGCTCGCGAAGAAGCAGATGCGCGGCTTCGGCGGCATGGTGTCGGTCCAGTTCAAGGGCGGCGAAGCGGCTGCCCGGAAGGTGGCCGAATCGACCTCCGTGTTCACCCTGGCCGAGTCCCTGGGCGGCATCGAGTCCCTGATGAACTATCCGTCGGAAATGACCCACGCGTCCGTCAAGGGCACCGAGCTCGCTGTTCCGGTGAACCTGCTCCGCCTCTCCTGCGGCATCGAGGACGTGGAGGACCTGGTAGCGGACCTGGAACAGGCTTTTTCGTCCATCCCCTAA
- a CDS encoding cystathionine beta-synthase: MKYAQSVLDLIGNTPLIKLNHVTEGVKATVLVKLEYVNPGGSIKDRIAAKMIEDAERDGKLQPGGTIIEPTSGNTGVGLALVAQQKGYKCIFVVPDKVGEDKRAVLQAYGAEVVVTPTSVPPDSPQSYYGVSDRLVRETPGAYKPDQFSNPAAPGSHYLTTGPEIWRDTDGRVTHCVIGAGTGGTITGTGRYLKEVSADRPESDGGLVRIIGADPEGSVYSGGTGRPYFVEGVGEDMWPGNYDKSVPDQVIAVTDADSFAMTRRLAREEGLLVGGSSGMAVVAALQAARDLPESAVVVVILPDSGRGYLAKIFNDQWMRSYGFLSGGEETSVGEVIKSKNGELPDLVHIHPNESVRDVINIMNEFGVSHIPVLSQEPPVVMGEVLGAVDERTLTAKLFRGEAKLTDKISEHMGPKLPVIGSLETISAARELLSDVDTVMVTFVGAPVGILTRHDLLAYLSN; the protein is encoded by the coding sequence ATGAAGTACGCCCAGTCCGTCCTGGACCTCATCGGCAATACCCCGCTCATCAAGCTCAACCACGTGACGGAAGGCGTCAAAGCCACTGTCCTGGTGAAACTGGAGTACGTGAATCCGGGCGGATCCATCAAGGACCGCATCGCGGCCAAAATGATCGAGGATGCCGAGCGGGACGGCAAGCTGCAGCCCGGCGGCACCATCATCGAGCCCACCTCAGGCAACACCGGCGTTGGCCTGGCGCTGGTGGCCCAGCAGAAGGGCTACAAGTGCATCTTCGTGGTGCCGGACAAGGTTGGCGAGGACAAGCGGGCCGTCCTGCAGGCGTACGGTGCGGAGGTTGTGGTGACACCTACTTCCGTACCGCCGGACAGCCCGCAGAGCTACTACGGCGTCTCGGACCGGCTGGTGCGCGAAACGCCCGGCGCGTACAAACCGGACCAGTTCTCCAACCCCGCAGCGCCGGGCAGCCACTACCTGACCACCGGCCCGGAGATCTGGCGCGATACCGACGGCAGGGTTACCCACTGTGTGATCGGCGCGGGCACCGGCGGCACCATCACCGGCACTGGCCGGTACCTCAAGGAGGTTTCGGCTGACAGGCCGGAGTCCGACGGCGGGCTGGTCCGGATCATCGGCGCGGACCCGGAAGGTTCGGTCTACTCCGGCGGCACCGGCCGCCCGTACTTCGTGGAGGGCGTGGGGGAGGACATGTGGCCGGGGAACTACGACAAGTCCGTCCCGGACCAGGTCATCGCCGTCACCGACGCCGATTCCTTCGCCATGACCCGGCGCCTCGCCCGCGAGGAGGGCCTCCTGGTGGGCGGATCCTCCGGCATGGCCGTGGTGGCCGCGCTGCAGGCGGCGCGGGACCTGCCCGAGAGCGCCGTCGTCGTCGTCATCCTGCCCGACTCCGGACGCGGCTACCTGGCCAAGATCTTCAATGACCAGTGGATGCGCTCCTACGGCTTCCTCTCCGGCGGCGAGGAGACCTCCGTCGGCGAGGTGATCAAATCCAAGAACGGCGAACTGCCGGACCTGGTGCACATCCATCCCAACGAATCCGTCCGCGATGTCATCAACATCATGAACGAGTTCGGCGTCAGCCACATCCCGGTCCTGTCCCAGGAGCCCCCGGTGGTGATGGGTGAGGTGCTGGGAGCGGTGGATGAGCGCACCCTTACCGCCAAGCTGTTCCGAGGTGAGGCCAAACTGACGGATAAGATCTCCGAGCATATGGGCCCCAAACTGCCCGTTATCGGTTCCCTCGAAACCATTTCGGCCGCCAGAGAACTGCTCTCGGACGTGGACACCGTGATGGTCACGTTCGTCGGTGCGCCGGTGGGCATCCTCACCCGGCACGACCTCCTGGCCTACCTCAGCAACTGA
- a CDS encoding VOC family protein, whose product MGGVVHFEIPADDQERARKFYQEALGWRIDPVPGMDYNMVVTTAMDETGRPTEPGAINGGMMAREADLKNPVITVDVEDIDATLQTVASLGGAVVKPKETIPGMGSFAYFKDSEGNVMGLWENLAPEQTGQARE is encoded by the coding sequence ATGGGCGGAGTGGTCCACTTCGAAATCCCCGCGGACGATCAGGAACGGGCCAGGAAGTTCTATCAGGAGGCCCTGGGCTGGCGGATCGACCCCGTCCCCGGCATGGACTACAACATGGTGGTCACCACAGCGATGGATGAGACCGGCCGTCCCACTGAACCGGGCGCCATCAACGGCGGCATGATGGCCAGGGAGGCAGACCTCAAGAACCCGGTCATCACCGTGGACGTGGAAGACATCGACGCAACGCTCCAGACCGTTGCGTCGTTGGGCGGTGCCGTGGTCAAACCCAAGGAAACCATTCCAGGGATGGGCTCCTTTGCGTACTTCAAGGACAGCGAGGGCAACGTGATGGGGCTGTGGGAAAATCTTGCTCCGGAACAGACGGGGCAGGCACGCGAGTAG
- a CDS encoding DNA-3-methyladenine glycosylase family protein, with translation MTIAEAPARLAAAADASIRWYPGGPYDLARTLGPLLRGNSDPSFSVQGGVIWSAFTTAAGPATLRLSPAGSADPEFRVDVQAWGPGAGAAIGSVPRLLGADDDWQEFDHPVFHATLPHMVREARRRSLALRLPSSGRMIDQLVPIILEQKVTVIEARRAYRYLVHRYGSPAPQAGILAPAGLMLPPTAAQWLQIPSWEWHKAGVGPQRSATVMRALRSAAALERLASLPSVEAAAKMQTIPGIGIWTAAEVVQRTHGCPDSISVGDYHLAAYIGAALTGRRTDDAGMLRLMEPWIGHRQRVVRMIQSTGFRKPTFGPRMTIQDHRRH, from the coding sequence ATGACGATCGCAGAGGCACCCGCGCGGCTGGCGGCCGCCGCAGATGCCTCAATCCGCTGGTATCCGGGCGGCCCGTATGACCTTGCCCGCACCCTGGGCCCGCTCCTGCGGGGCAACAGCGACCCGTCCTTCAGCGTCCAGGGCGGCGTCATCTGGAGTGCCTTCACCACGGCCGCCGGGCCGGCCACCCTGCGCCTCAGTCCTGCAGGCAGCGCGGACCCCGAGTTCCGGGTGGACGTCCAGGCGTGGGGCCCGGGAGCCGGCGCTGCCATCGGCTCAGTCCCCCGGCTCCTGGGCGCGGATGACGACTGGCAGGAGTTTGACCACCCGGTCTTCCATGCCACACTCCCCCACATGGTCCGGGAGGCCCGACGGCGAAGCCTGGCCCTCCGGCTCCCATCCAGCGGGCGGATGATCGACCAGCTCGTGCCGATCATCCTCGAGCAGAAAGTGACGGTGATCGAGGCCCGCCGGGCCTACCGCTACCTGGTGCACCGCTACGGCTCCCCCGCACCGCAGGCGGGAATATTGGCTCCCGCTGGCCTGATGCTCCCGCCCACGGCGGCGCAATGGCTGCAGATCCCCAGCTGGGAGTGGCACAAGGCCGGCGTGGGGCCGCAGCGCTCGGCCACCGTCATGCGCGCGCTGCGGTCCGCCGCCGCGCTTGAACGCCTGGCCTCCCTGCCGTCCGTCGAGGCCGCAGCGAAGATGCAGACCATCCCGGGCATCGGCATCTGGACCGCCGCGGAAGTGGTGCAGCGCACCCACGGCTGCCCGGACTCGATCTCCGTGGGCGACTACCACCTCGCCGCCTACATCGGCGCAGCGCTGACCGGCCGCCGGACGGACGACGCCGGCATGCTCAGGCTGATGGAGCCGTGGATCGGGCACCGCCAGCGCGTGGTCCGGATGATCCAAAGCACCGGCTTCCGCAAACCCACCTTCGGCCCGCGGATGACCATCCAGGACCACCGCCGGCACTGA
- a CDS encoding response regulator transcription factor: protein MDEPGVLRVVIAEDNYLVREGIRRLLEDSGEIDVVSCTGNATELLDAVRRFSPDAVLTDIRMPPGHHMEGIEAARTIRAVHPDTGVVVLSQHADESYALALFADGSAGLGYLLKDRVGDLEDLVHALREVRAGGSVIDPQIVDTLVRRRSAGAPNPLADLSPRELDVLREMAQGRTNAGIEQSLYLSSSTVEKHVNAIFTKLHLPATGVHRRVAAVLALLQNDSREATHGERGQS from the coding sequence ATGGATGAGCCGGGTGTGCTGCGGGTGGTGATCGCCGAGGACAATTACCTGGTCCGCGAGGGGATCCGCCGTCTGCTGGAGGACTCGGGCGAGATCGACGTTGTCTCCTGCACAGGCAACGCAACAGAACTCCTTGATGCCGTCCGCCGTTTCTCCCCGGATGCGGTCCTTACCGACATCCGGATGCCGCCCGGCCACCATATGGAGGGCATCGAGGCGGCCCGTACCATTCGGGCTGTGCACCCGGACACCGGCGTGGTCGTGCTTTCACAGCATGCAGACGAGAGTTACGCGCTCGCGCTGTTCGCCGACGGGTCGGCCGGCCTTGGCTACCTGCTGAAGGACCGGGTCGGAGATCTTGAGGACCTGGTTCATGCCCTCCGCGAGGTGCGCGCCGGCGGTTCAGTCATCGACCCGCAAATCGTCGACACCCTGGTGCGCCGCCGTAGCGCGGGAGCACCGAACCCGCTCGCCGACTTGTCTCCCCGGGAGCTGGACGTGCTGCGCGAGATGGCACAGGGGAGGACCAATGCCGGCATAGAGCAATCCCTGTACCTCTCCTCATCCACTGTGGAGAAGCATGTCAACGCCATCTTCACCAAGCTGCACCTTCCTGCCACTGGCGTGCACCGCAGGGTGGCTGCCGTGCTCGCCCTCCTGCAAAACGACAGCCGCGAAGCGACTCACGGAGAGCGCGGGCAGTCGTAG